From a region of the Flavobacterium sediminilitoris genome:
- a CDS encoding anti-sigma factor, whose protein sequence is MKKNFFTILMLGFLITSCNNDDEVVSSTPELKLNLEGLEDLGSDFKYEGWIIVNDNPISTGVFTVDANGTLSQTSFIVNQTDLANATKFVLTIEPTVDPSPAPSNTKYLVGDFSGNSASISAGIVGDFSESTGKYLLATPTNNNMNPEAGVWFMDISGANPVAGLSLPTLDEGWKYEGWVVSNDVVLSTGKFTSPEGSDEAAPYSGTMMAPPFPGEDFLMNAPEGLTFPGNLSGATLVISVEPHPDNSPMPFALKPLSHTVASPAVTGTNFDMMRSLSSFPSGTVTR, encoded by the coding sequence ATGAAAAAGAATTTTTTTACAATTTTAATGTTAGGCTTCTTAATAACCTCATGTAATAATGATGATGAAGTAGTTTCTTCAACTCCTGAATTAAAATTAAATCTTGAAGGATTAGAAGATCTTGGTTCAGATTTTAAATATGAAGGATGGATTATTGTGAATGACAATCCTATCTCTACAGGTGTCTTTACTGTAGATGCTAATGGAACATTATCACAAACATCATTTATAGTTAACCAAACAGATTTGGCAAATGCTACTAAATTTGTTTTAACTATTGAACCTACAGTAGATCCTAGTCCAGCTCCTTCAAATACTAAATACTTAGTAGGGGATTTTTCTGGAAATTCTGCAAGTATTTCAGCAGGAATTGTTGGAGACTTTAGTGAATCAACAGGTAAATATTTACTAGCTACACCAACAAATAACAATATGAATCCAGAAGCAGGAGTTTGGTTTATGGATATTTCAGGCGCAAATCCAGTAGCTGGATTATCTTTACCAACATTGGATGAAGGTTGGAAATATGAAGGATGGGTTGTGAGTAATGATGTTGTTTTAAGTACAGGAAAATTTACTTCTCCTGAAGGTTCTGATGAAGCAGCTCCATATTCTGGAACAATGATGGCTCCTCCTTTTCCGGGAGAAGACTTTCTTATGAATGCTCCTGAAGGATTAACATTTCCAGGTAATTTAAGCGGTGCGACTTTGGTTATTTCAGTAGAACCACATCCTGATAATTCTCCAATGCCATTTGCTTTAAAACCATTATCGCACACAGTTGCAAGTCCAGCAGTAACAGGGACTAACTTTGATATGATGAGAAGTTTGTCTTCTTTTCCATCAGGAACAGTAACAAGATAA
- a CDS encoding POTRA domain-containing protein has protein sequence MKKLVFIILFFQFSFSQENIIDKIGWSGAKKMDVKFMANFIQSKEGKVLDSIKLDYDVQALTRLNGISNVTYKVEKTSSNNNYSVLFTIIENLSLIPNLTIWTTDDVTAAYRIGMYEYNLLGKNITVGAFYQNNGINSFGINFSSPYLFNENLGIETSFQNIGSIEPIFFEDTSAKYEYINKSFELLGVYRTSFKNTIKFGGSIFNEKYEYKSGATSSSVPQYFDIDKFLFKLNNNYDNLKYDFYLIRGIKNTTNLQFVTQSNSFQDKFLIGWNDFSYFKRIGLTGNWATRIRLGLSSNDTSPFSPFSLDNNVNIRGVGNIIDRGTGTFVINTEYRTTLYERKWFVLQGNSFLDVGSWRKPGGRFSDFTKSENFRVYPGVGLRFMHKTIFNAIFRLDYGFGISKNGTKGLVFGIGQYF, from the coding sequence ATGAAAAAACTAGTGTTTATAATTCTTTTTTTTCAATTTTCATTTTCTCAAGAAAACATTATTGATAAAATAGGATGGTCTGGAGCAAAAAAAATGGATGTTAAATTCATGGCAAATTTCATTCAATCAAAAGAAGGAAAGGTTTTAGATAGCATAAAACTAGACTATGATGTACAAGCACTTACTCGATTAAATGGTATATCGAATGTTACTTACAAAGTAGAAAAAACTAGCTCTAACAATAATTATTCTGTTTTATTTACAATTATTGAAAACCTTAGTTTAATTCCCAACTTAACTATTTGGACAACAGATGATGTTACTGCTGCTTATAGAATAGGCATGTATGAATATAATTTACTAGGTAAAAACATTACTGTTGGTGCTTTCTATCAAAATAATGGGATAAATTCATTTGGAATAAATTTTTCATCTCCATATTTATTTAATGAAAACTTAGGTATTGAAACTAGTTTTCAAAATATAGGAAGCATTGAACCTATTTTCTTTGAAGATACTTCTGCAAAATATGAGTATATTAATAAATCTTTTGAGTTATTAGGCGTTTATAGAACTAGCTTTAAGAATACTATAAAATTTGGAGGTTCTATTTTCAACGAAAAATACGAATATAAATCTGGTGCAACTAGTTCAAGTGTTCCGCAATACTTTGATATTGATAAGTTTTTGTTTAAATTAAATAATAACTATGATAACTTAAAATATGATTTTTATTTAATAAGAGGAATAAAAAACACTACCAATCTTCAATTTGTTACACAATCCAATTCTTTTCAAGATAAATTTCTAATCGGTTGGAACGATTTTTCATATTTCAAAAGAATAGGATTAACTGGTAATTGGGCTACACGAATAAGACTAGGGTTATCTTCAAATGATACTTCTCCTTTTTCTCCTTTTTCATTAGATAATAATGTAAACATAAGAGGAGTTGGAAACATAATAGATAGAGGAACAGGCACTTTTGTAATAAATACAGAATATAGAACCACTTTATATGAAAGGAAATGGTTTGTTTTACAAGGCAATTCATTTCTCGATGTAGGCTCATGGAGAAAACCAGGTGGTCGTTTTAGCGATTTTACAAAATCTGAAAACTTTAGAGTTTATCCAGGAGTTGGGTTGCGTTTTATGCACAAAACTATTTTTAATGCTATTTTTAGGTTAGATTATGGTTTTGGTATATCAAAAAATGGTACAAAAGGATTAGTATTTGGAATTGGTCAATATTTTTAA
- a CDS encoding glycoside hydrolase family 113: MKKLFYLSFLLFCFCSSQENKINGISFVASNTLTSQKEIEPVIKTNANWITLMPFAFMKSTKDSTVFFNSQRQWIGERKEGIETASALFNKNKIKVMLKPQIWIPNGFTGHIEMNSEAEWVSLEKNYEKFILFYAKIAEKQKIELFCIGTELNTFVINRPKYWYHLIEKIKAIYSGQLTYAENWDSYQTVPFFDALDYIGIDAYFPLSKEKTPTINELENNWEIYKEKIEGFSKKLKKKVLFTEFGYQSKDYTTHEPWEFSKNRIVNLEGQSNALQALFNTFWEEDWFAGGFLWKWYDNHNNVGGFDNSDYTVQNKPAFEIIAFEYKKVR, from the coding sequence ATGAAAAAATTATTCTATTTATCGTTTCTACTTTTTTGTTTTTGTTCGTCACAAGAAAACAAAATCAATGGAATAAGTTTTGTTGCATCCAATACATTAACTTCTCAAAAGGAAATTGAACCTGTAATAAAAACAAATGCAAACTGGATTACATTAATGCCTTTTGCTTTTATGAAATCTACAAAGGATAGTACTGTTTTTTTTAACTCACAAAGACAATGGATTGGAGAAAGAAAAGAAGGTATTGAAACAGCTTCTGCATTATTCAATAAAAACAAGATTAAAGTAATGCTAAAACCTCAAATTTGGATTCCAAATGGGTTTACAGGTCATATTGAAATGAACTCAGAAGCAGAATGGGTTTCACTTGAAAAAAACTATGAAAAATTTATTTTATTTTATGCTAAAATTGCCGAGAAACAAAAAATAGAATTATTTTGCATTGGTACTGAATTAAATACTTTTGTGATTAATCGTCCTAAATATTGGTATCATTTAATAGAAAAAATAAAAGCTATTTATTCTGGACAATTAACCTATGCTGAAAACTGGGATTCTTATCAAACTGTTCCTTTTTTTGATGCTTTAGATTACATAGGTATCGATGCTTACTTTCCGCTTTCAAAAGAAAAAACGCCTACAATAAATGAATTAGAAAACAATTGGGAAATATATAAAGAGAAAATAGAAGGTTTTTCTAAAAAACTAAAGAAGAAAGTTTTATTTACAGAGTTTGGCTATCAAAGTAAAGATTATACAACACATGAACCTTGGGAATTTTCAAAAAACAGAATTGTTAATTTAGAAGGACAATCTAATGCTTTACAGGCTCTTTTTAATACTTTTTGGGAAGAAGATTGGTTTGCAGGTGGTTTTTTATGGAAATGGTATGACAATCATAACAATGTTGGTGGTTTTGACAATAGTGATTATACTGTGCAAAATAAACCTGCTTTTGAAATTATAGCATTTGAATATAAAAAAGTACGATAA
- a CDS encoding carboxymuconolactone decarboxylase family protein — protein sequence MSNFSVPTRDQVSESNQAIFDNLQKAVGFVPNIYAAMAHSKNALGSYLQFSGSETSLSKKEKEVVDLAVSQLNGCRYCQSAHTAIGKMNGFTDDQIIELRKGTASWDNKTSVLAQTSKLIADKRGKISNEELEAFFNAGFTKENLVDLIVAIGSITITNLFHNVTDVPIDFPIAPEL from the coding sequence ATGTCAAATTTTTCAGTACCAACAAGAGATCAAGTTTCAGAAAGCAATCAAGCAATATTTGATAATTTACAAAAAGCAGTAGGTTTTGTCCCAAATATTTATGCTGCAATGGCACATTCTAAAAATGCATTAGGAAGTTATTTACAATTTTCAGGATCAGAAACATCTTTATCTAAAAAAGAAAAAGAAGTTGTTGATTTAGCCGTTAGTCAATTAAATGGTTGTCGTTATTGCCAATCTGCACATACTGCAATAGGGAAAATGAACGGATTTACAGATGATCAAATCATTGAACTTAGAAAAGGAACAGCAAGTTGGGATAATAAAACAAGCGTTTTGGCACAAACATCAAAACTAATAGCAGATAAAAGAGGAAAAATTTCTAATGAAGAACTAGAAGCTTTTTTTAACGCAGGATTCACAAAAGAAAACCTAGTAGATTTAATTGTGGCTATTGGAAGTATAACAATAACAAACCTATTCCATAATGTTACTGATGTTCCAATTGATTTTCCAATTGCTCCAGAACTATAA
- a CDS encoding helix-turn-helix domain-containing protein encodes MLYTGQINEFIRLAEINAANCELLKEKIREGLSIVWCLEDLTIKIDGNEVLFQKDTIFFLTEYHKIEIIEVEKIRLVHFNRAFYCISDHDNEVGCKGILFFGASQLPKITIPEHESDKFEILWKMFSIEMESKDDLQNDMLQMMLKRLLILCTRIYKEQTQLTNFDRKQLDIVREYNYLVEIHFKTKHKVSDYAEMLNKSPKTLSNVFKKYGEKSPLQIIQDRIVLESRRLLRYSDKTIKEITYEVGYEDIQTFSRFFKKIEGISPSDFKKTI; translated from the coding sequence ATGCTCTATACAGGTCAAATTAATGAGTTTATTAGATTAGCAGAAATAAATGCGGCTAATTGCGAGTTGCTTAAAGAAAAAATAAGAGAAGGATTAAGCATTGTTTGGTGTTTAGAAGACTTGACTATAAAAATTGATGGAAATGAAGTTTTATTTCAAAAAGACACTATATTTTTTCTAACAGAATATCATAAAATTGAAATCATTGAAGTAGAGAAAATCAGATTAGTACACTTTAATAGAGCTTTTTATTGTATTTCAGATCATGATAATGAAGTAGGTTGTAAAGGAATATTGTTTTTTGGAGCGTCTCAATTACCAAAAATTACAATTCCAGAGCATGAATCGGATAAATTTGAGATACTCTGGAAAATGTTCTCAATTGAAATGGAATCAAAAGATGATTTACAAAATGATATGCTTCAAATGATGCTAAAAAGACTACTCATCCTTTGCACAAGAATATATAAAGAACAAACCCAGTTAACAAACTTTGATAGAAAACAATTAGATATTGTTAGAGAGTATAATTATTTGGTAGAAATTCATTTTAAAACAAAACATAAAGTGTCAGATTATGCAGAAATGCTAAATAAAAGTCCAAAGACACTTTCAAATGTTTTTAAAAAATATGGCGAAAAATCACCATTACAAATTATTCAAGATAGAATTGTTTTAGAATCAAGAAGATTACTCCGTTATTCTGATAAAACAATAAAAGAAATTACTTATGAAGTTGGATATGAAGATATTCAAACATTTAGTCGATTCTTTAAAAAAATAGAAGGAATCTCTCCTTCAGACTTCAAGAAAACAATATAA
- a CDS encoding DUF2911 domain-containing protein, whose amino-acid sequence MKKIVATMIFAVAALNVNAQEFAKLDKSGLDAAFYPENAPKRAFIKDKTKQLEAEPKIRILYSRPLKKEREIFGKVVKFNEAWRIGANESTEILFMTDVIFGETKVKAGRYTLIAIPTEKEWTIKLNTENDGWGNYSYDKSKDIASVTVPTSSSDKEIEALSITMYEKSKNVVHIKIGWDNTIAEIPVTLQ is encoded by the coding sequence ATGAAAAAAATTGTAGCAACAATGATCTTTGCTGTAGCAGCATTAAATGTAAATGCTCAAGAATTTGCTAAATTAGATAAAAGCGGATTAGATGCAGCTTTTTACCCTGAAAATGCTCCAAAACGTGCATTTATAAAAGATAAAACAAAACAACTTGAAGCTGAACCAAAAATTAGAATTTTATATTCAAGACCATTAAAAAAGGAAAGAGAAATCTTTGGGAAAGTAGTAAAATTTAATGAAGCTTGGAGAATTGGAGCAAATGAATCTACAGAGATTTTGTTTATGACAGACGTTATTTTTGGAGAAACAAAAGTAAAAGCAGGTCGTTATACACTGATTGCAATTCCTACAGAAAAAGAATGGACAATTAAATTAAACACTGAAAATGACGGTTGGGGAAATTACTCTTATGATAAAAGTAAAGATATTGCAAGCGTAACAGTTCCTACATCATCAAGCGACAAAGAAATTGAAGCATTATCAATTACAATGTATGAGAAAAGTAAAAATGTAGTACATATAAAAATTGGATGGGATAATACTATTGCGGAAATCCCTGTAACACTACAATAA
- a CDS encoding DUF6503 family protein, which translates to MKKLRQLLCISILILSACNEKKGSSNEVITSDTIHEIENQKEQLSKADQIIYETIEAHGGLLFDVANYSFTFRDKQYHFMNYSDGYTYSSQIKKKDTVIKDIITNGEFERYKNGILQNNTEEEIKKYTGALNSVIYFATLPHKLKDSSVKKKYIEETKIKGKEYDVIEITFNEDGGGQDYDDEFHYWINKNTKKIDYLAYNYQVNNGGVRFRVAYNSREIDGITFQDYVNYEAQLNTPLKDLPKLYENGELKEISKIETENISKNTNTK; encoded by the coding sequence ATGAAGAAACTAAGACAATTATTATGCATTAGTATTTTAATATTATCAGCTTGTAATGAAAAGAAAGGAAGCAGTAATGAGGTAATTACTTCTGATACTATACATGAAATTGAAAATCAGAAAGAACAACTGTCAAAAGCAGATCAAATTATCTATGAAACAATAGAAGCACATGGAGGATTGCTTTTTGATGTAGCAAACTATTCATTTACTTTTAGAGATAAACAATATCATTTTATGAATTATAGTGATGGTTATACATATTCATCTCAAATTAAAAAAAAGGATACAGTTATAAAAGACATTATAACAAATGGAGAGTTTGAACGATATAAGAACGGAATTCTTCAAAACAACACAGAAGAAGAAATAAAAAAGTACACAGGAGCACTTAACTCAGTTATTTATTTTGCAACATTGCCTCACAAATTAAAAGATAGTTCAGTAAAGAAAAAATATATTGAAGAAACCAAAATAAAAGGGAAAGAATATGATGTAATAGAAATAACGTTTAATGAAGATGGAGGAGGACAAGATTATGATGATGAGTTTCATTACTGGATTAATAAAAACACAAAAAAGATAGATTATTTAGCCTATAATTATCAGGTAAATAATGGAGGAGTACGATTTAGAGTAGCATATAATTCTAGAGAAATAGACGGAATTACTTTTCAAGACTATGTAAATTATGAAGCTCAATTAAATACACCATTGAAAGATTTACCAAAACTGTATGAAAATGGAGAGTTAAAAGAGATATCAAAAATAGAAACAGAAAATATTAGTAAAAACACTAACACTAAATAA
- a CDS encoding helix-turn-helix domain-containing protein — MEFRGQNDEYLLVTTVKKESEKDINKNNEHSLCIFWNEFKDTKLIIDNVDYILKKDEVMFLTEFHKANISEINTLNVIKFNRNFYCLDNHDSEIGCKGVLFFGTSQVPTIFLNEENSAAISLLWKVFINELKATDELQGEMLQMLLKRFLILCTRIYKEQKKINLVGETKMDIIRNFSFLVEVHYKSKHTVAEYAELMNKSAKSLTNLFSSHINKTPLQIIQSRIILEAKRMLLNTEMPIKEITFELGFEDMPSFSRFFKNKIGVSPRGYREEKSKT, encoded by the coding sequence ATGGAATTTAGAGGACAAAATGATGAATATTTATTAGTTACTACTGTTAAAAAAGAGAGTGAAAAAGATATAAATAAAAATAATGAGCATAGTTTGTGTATTTTTTGGAATGAATTTAAAGATACTAAACTCATAATTGATAATGTAGACTATATTCTAAAGAAAGATGAAGTGATGTTTCTAACAGAATTTCATAAAGCGAATATCTCTGAAATAAACACACTAAACGTTATTAAATTTAATCGAAATTTCTACTGTTTAGATAATCATGATAGTGAAATTGGATGTAAAGGAGTTCTTTTTTTTGGAACATCACAAGTGCCAACTATTTTTTTAAATGAAGAAAATTCAGCAGCCATTAGTCTGCTCTGGAAAGTTTTTATAAATGAATTAAAAGCAACTGATGAACTGCAAGGAGAAATGCTTCAAATGCTATTAAAACGATTCCTTATTTTATGTACAAGAATATATAAAGAACAGAAAAAAATAAATTTAGTAGGCGAAACTAAAATGGATATTATTCGAAATTTTAGTTTCTTAGTAGAAGTTCATTATAAAAGCAAGCATACAGTTGCAGAATATGCCGAATTAATGAATAAATCAGCAAAATCATTAACTAATTTATTTTCGAGTCATATAAACAAAACACCTTTGCAAATTATACAAAGTAGAATAATATTGGAAGCGAAGAGAATGTTGTTAAACACAGAAATGCCAATTAAAGAGATTACATTTGAATTAGGATTTGAAGACATGCCATCTTTTAGTCGTTTTTTTAAAAATAAAATAGGCGTTTCACCAAGAGGATATAGAGAAGAAAAGAGTAAAACCTAA
- a CDS encoding TIGR04283 family arsenosugar biosynthesis glycosyltransferase produces MKISIIIPVLNEQKNSENIIKYLRENANKENIKEIIFVDGGSIDKTVEVITKYPEVILIKSERGRAIQMNSGAKKASGDILYFLHCDSFPPKHFDTFMIQSVLKGYSSGCFKMKFDSNHIVLKISEWFTKFNSKSCRGGDQSLFVTKKVFQNLKGFNEDFVIYEDNEFIFRLYKETKFTVIQKNIITSSRRYRENGFFKLQFHFMIIHVLYRLKIFNQTQIVTYYKRNII; encoded by the coding sequence ATGAAAATTTCTATTATTATTCCTGTTTTAAATGAACAAAAAAACAGTGAAAATATTATAAAATACCTTCGTGAAAATGCGAATAAGGAGAATATAAAAGAAATTATTTTTGTTGATGGAGGAAGCATTGATAAAACAGTTGAGGTAATAACAAAATATCCAGAAGTAATACTTATAAAATCAGAAAGAGGAAGAGCCATTCAAATGAATTCGGGTGCGAAAAAAGCTTCAGGTGACATTTTATACTTTTTACATTGTGATAGTTTTCCGCCCAAACATTTTGATACATTTATGATTCAATCTGTTTTAAAAGGATATTCATCAGGATGTTTTAAAATGAAATTCGATAGTAATCATATAGTTTTAAAAATATCAGAATGGTTTACAAAATTTAATTCTAAATCCTGTAGAGGAGGAGATCAATCTTTATTTGTGACTAAAAAAGTATTTCAAAATCTAAAAGGATTTAATGAAGATTTTGTAATATATGAAGATAATGAATTCATTTTTAGATTGTATAAAGAAACAAAGTTTACTGTTATTCAAAAAAACATAATAACATCATCAAGACGATATAGAGAAAACGGATTTTTTAAATTACAATTTCATTTTATGATAATTCATGTTTTATATCGATTAAAAATATTCAATCAAACGCAAATAGTAACATATTACAAACGTAATATAATTTAA
- a CDS encoding DUF547 domain-containing protein has translation MKKNILILLFLGIQGIAQNFDYRNYNSLLNSHVSSRGNVNYDKLKTNKADLDKVVEEFQKNQPSSKWSRNEILAYYINSYNVHTLKKVIDNYPTKSIKNIKNAWDDKFIILGSKKISLSYIEHNILRKMNEPRIHFAINCASYSCPNLLNVAYLPNTLETQLELVTKEFVNDSSKNDISTDEIKISEIFNWFSGDFKTKNTSLIDFLNKYSTVKISDNAKVRYLSYNWSLNK, from the coding sequence ATGAAAAAGAATATTTTAATACTATTGTTTCTAGGAATTCAAGGTATTGCACAAAATTTCGATTATAGAAATTATAATTCACTATTAAATAGCCATGTTTCTAGCAGAGGAAATGTGAACTATGATAAATTAAAAACAAACAAAGCAGATCTAGATAAAGTAGTTGAAGAATTTCAAAAAAATCAACCTTCATCAAAATGGAGTAGAAATGAAATACTAGCATATTATATTAACTCATATAATGTACACACACTAAAAAAAGTAATTGATAATTATCCTACGAAGAGCATTAAGAATATTAAAAATGCATGGGATGATAAATTTATTATTCTAGGATCTAAAAAAATATCACTGTCTTATATTGAGCATAATATATTGAGAAAAATGAACGAACCAAGAATTCATTTTGCTATTAATTGTGCTTCCTATTCTTGTCCTAATTTATTAAATGTAGCTTATTTACCAAATACATTAGAGACTCAATTAGAATTAGTAACAAAAGAATTTGTAAATGATTCATCAAAAAATGATATCTCAACAGATGAAATTAAAATTTCAGAAATATTTAATTGGTTCTCAGGCGATTTTAAAACTAAAAACACAAGTTTAATTGATTTCTTAAACAAGTATTCAACAGTTAAAATTAGCGATAATGCAAAAGTAAGATATTTAAGTTACAACTGGAGTTTGAATAAATAA
- a CDS encoding sterol desaturase family protein, translated as MNKYKEIIINSYSDYFNYLKNELVTLHIENYFYGLIFISLVVFILELLFPWRKNQPVFRKDFWLDTFYMFFNFFLLNMIILIAMSNVTAQLFNDILSSFNIELKSLQIIDLSSLPKALSLFIFFIVSDFVQWNTHRLLHRFDFFWNFHKVHHSVKEMGFAAHLRYHWMEPVVYKSLLYIPMAIIGGFSVEDVFIVHFIAITIGHLNHANLGWDYGVFKYIINNPKMHIWHHSKEMPRKYGANYGISLSLWDYLFKSNYIPKDGKDIVLGFEEDEQFPDSFLKQEAYPLKF; from the coding sequence ATGAATAAATACAAAGAAATAATTATTAATTCCTATTCAGATTATTTCAATTATCTGAAAAATGAACTAGTAACACTCCATATTGAAAACTATTTTTATGGACTAATATTTATTTCTTTAGTTGTTTTTATATTAGAATTATTATTCCCTTGGAGAAAGAATCAACCTGTTTTCAGAAAAGATTTTTGGTTAGATACATTTTATATGTTTTTTAATTTCTTTCTTTTAAATATGATTATTCTTATTGCAATGAGTAATGTAACAGCTCAGTTATTTAATGATATTTTATCATCATTTAACATAGAACTAAAATCACTGCAAATAATTGATTTATCAAGTTTACCAAAAGCATTATCATTGTTTATCTTTTTTATAGTATCCGATTTTGTACAGTGGAATACTCATAGACTATTACATAGATTTGATTTTTTTTGGAACTTTCACAAAGTCCATCATTCTGTAAAAGAAATGGGTTTTGCTGCACATTTACGATACCATTGGATGGAACCTGTTGTTTATAAATCATTGTTATATATTCCAATGGCAATAATAGGTGGTTTTTCAGTTGAAGATGTGTTTATTGTACACTTTATTGCGATTACGATAGGGCATTTAAATCATGCTAATCTAGGTTGGGATTATGGTGTTTTTAAGTATATAATAAACAATCCTAAAATGCATATTTGGCATCATAGTAAAGAAATGCCAAGAAAATATGGTGCAAATTATGGCATTTCATTGAGTCTGTGGGATTATTTGTTTAAAAGCAACTATATCCCCAAAGACGGCAAGGATATTGTATTAGGTTTTGAAGAAGATGAACAATTTCCAGATAGCTTTTTAAAGCAAGAAGCTTATCCGTTAAAATTTTAA
- the arsM gene encoding arsenosugar biosynthesis arsenite methyltransferase ArsM — protein MSYLNATNDLYKNAALTPDVGLCCTTTPIWKFPGLEIPTIMQEMNYGCGSTISAQDLINNPKVLYVGVGGGMELLQFAYFSRQKGGVIGVDVVDEMLEASRKNFKVAEEQNDWFKSEFVELKKGDALHLPIEDESIDVAAQNCLFNIFKTEDLKKALQEMYRVLKPHGRLVMSDPTCEQEMNETLRNDDHLRALCLSGSIPIANYIKALTDVGFGTIEIRGRRPYRILDTENYPTDELIYIESIEVCAIKDPMPADGPCVFTGKAAIYYGKEDYFDDEKGHVLLKNQPLAVCDKTAAALEALGRKDIFISESTYHYNGGGCC, from the coding sequence ATGAGCTACTTAAATGCAACTAACGATTTATATAAAAATGCAGCATTAACTCCAGATGTAGGGCTTTGCTGTACAACAACACCTATATGGAAATTTCCAGGACTTGAAATTCCTACAATAATGCAAGAAATGAATTATGGCTGTGGAAGCACCATTTCGGCACAAGATTTAATTAATAACCCAAAAGTGTTATATGTAGGAGTTGGAGGAGGAATGGAATTATTACAATTTGCCTATTTTTCACGTCAAAAAGGAGGTGTAATAGGAGTTGATGTTGTTGATGAAATGCTAGAAGCTTCCCGAAAAAACTTTAAAGTAGCAGAAGAACAAAATGATTGGTTTAAGAGCGAATTTGTAGAATTGAAAAAAGGAGACGCTTTACATTTACCTATTGAAGATGAAAGTATTGATGTAGCTGCTCAAAATTGCTTATTCAATATTTTTAAAACGGAAGATTTAAAAAAAGCATTACAAGAAATGTATCGTGTTTTAAAACCGCATGGACGCTTAGTAATGAGTGATCCTACTTGCGAACAAGAAATGAACGAAACGTTGAGAAACGATGATCATTTAAGAGCTTTATGTTTAAGCGGAAGTATTCCTATTGCAAATTATATTAAAGCATTAACAGATGTTGGTTTTGGTACTATTGAAATTAGAGGTAGAAGACCTTATAGAATTTTAGACACGGAAAATTACCCAACAGATGAACTAATTTATATTGAAAGTATAGAAGTTTGCGCTATAAAAGATCCGATGCCTGCCGATGGACCTTGCGTTTTTACAGGAAAAGCCGCTATTTATTATGGTAAAGAAGATTATTTTGATGATGAAAAAGGACATGTTTTATTAAAGAATCAACCCTTAGCAGTTTGCGATAAAACAGCAGCAGCATTAGAAGCTTTGGGTAGAAAAGACATCTTTATAAGTGAAAGCACATATCATTACAATGGAGGAGGTTGTTGTTAA